Part of the Cyanobacteria bacterium QS_8_64_29 genome is shown below.
TACGACTCCTCAACCCTGTTTGTGCTACCCAACGGCGCGCGGCGATCGCCGGATGTGGCCTGGGTCGAGCGGAGCCGCCGGGAGGCGCTGACACCCCAGCAATGGAGGGGCTTTTTGCCGCTAGCGCCGGACTTTGTCATTGAGTTGGCCAGCCCCAGCGACTTGGCGGTCCAGCGCTATGCAGACCTGCAGGCGAAGATGCAGGAATATATTGACAACGGGACGCGGTTGGGTTGGCTAATTGAGTCCGAGAGCCAGCGCGTGGAGATTTACCGGCCAGAGCAGCAGGCCACGATCCGCGAAGCGCCCCAAACGC
Proteins encoded:
- a CDS encoding Uma2 family endonuclease: MPAIEVPERFQLTPEQFDRLALANETVRLELTAQGELLVMPPTGGMAGEYNFELYLDLGIWNRRTRLGYAYDSSTLFVLPNGARRSPDVAWVERSRREALTPQQWRGFLPLAPDFVIELASPSDLAVQRYADLQAKMQEYIDNGTRLGWLIESESQRVEIYRPEQQATIREAPQTLSGEDVLPGFELDLSAIG